Sequence from the Pyrobaculum neutrophilum V24Sta genome:
GTCTTAGTCCGCGAGCTGGCGGCTAGAGAGGGGGGCGGGGAGGTTGTTGAGGCGTTTAAAGAGGGCGTCTTGGCGCTGGAGATCCTCCACGCCAACTTTTTCCACGACTTTCTAGAGGAGCGCCAGTTTGAGGAGCTTAGGATAAAGGCCGAGCGGTTGCTCAAAATTCTCGAGGAGGAGCTCTACAGACTTCTCCAAGCGCAGTTCGGCGGCAGCGGAGGGACGCGCTGACGCCTGGCGGAGTCCGCCGCAGCCGGCCGGAGTGCAGGCGGGCGTCGTAACGGGGCTAAAGATAATCGTTCGTTTTTAGCGTGGCTCTACGGCAGAGTGGAATAGGGCCGCGGCGGTTGTTTACAAGCCGCGTCCCCACGCCGACCTGGCCGTCTAGTTTGTCTCGGGGCGGCCGCCGCAGGTGCGCTTTTTAAGCTTCCCCGTGGTGGGGGGAAGCGCCCGGTTTGCCCGGTTGGCGTTTCTGGGTGTGGGGGCCGTCGGAGGGCTGGTGCTGGCGTCTGCTAGGCCGCTGTGAGCTTGTCTAGTTGCTCTACTAT
This genomic interval carries:
- a CDS encoding PaREP1 family protein, which produces MNAVLQEVERRLALVEKYYENYRSYLARGAYSKASEHLWGIANNLASLLSLLKGGRPITRHSDLRRFLDVLVRELAAREGGGEVVEAFKEGVLALEILHANFFHDFLEERQFEELRIKAERLLKILEEELYRLLQAQFGGSGGTR